CCGGTGTTGTTGTAGAGGTCGTGGTAGACGCCCAGGATAGCGTTCTTAAACGGAAACAGTGTGTTGGGGATCGCCTGGTTGACATTCCATTCAGAGTATTGGTTCGCATAATTGGTGTTAAACGACAGATAGCCGTTTGAACTCACGACGATGTTCTGGTAGTCAACGCCGTAAAACTGGAACGAAAAAGGAAGCGAAATCACTCCCGAATAGATATCGTCGTTGTTATACTGCACGGTCGTGGCCGCGTCGAACATCTGGTGGGGAATGCTGGTGACGCTATACGTGGGCGATTGCGCACTCACGGTTAACCCTGCCAATAAAAAGAAAGCGTAGATTTTTTTCATAGTGGTTTGTTTTTTACGCAAGGTACTAAGAAAATTAACACGCTCTCTATCAGCAATTTTTAATTTTTAACAGGAAATACTCAACGGGCTACGCCCTCGGGATACCAGCAGCCCAGTATGGAGCGCATGGCGCCGGGTTCGTGTTCCAATAGCGACAGCTCTTTCTGTGTGGCGGCGGGCAACAGGGCCGACAAGGGTTGGGGTACGCGGAAGAGGTGGTGCAGGTTTTTGTGGAGCAGCGCATCCCATTCGGCGTAAAAGTGGAACAGGTCATCCGGGTACACGACCTTTCGCTCGGTGCCTTCGTCGACCGGGTGGAAGGGGGCCGCGACGTTGAGGTAGCCGTAGTCATCGGTCAATTGTTCGCCGGGCGCAATGTCGCGTATCGCCATCTCGAAGTCATAAGCGGTTGAGAAGCAACTGGGGCGGAAGCTATGGTTGACGTATTTCGCGGCGTCC
This genomic interval from Flavobacterium sp. HJ-32-4 contains the following:
- a CDS encoding SET domain-containing protein, whose protein sequence is MLHPDTEIRFINESVGYGVVATRLIPKGTITWVQDPLDRVFSPLDVARLPAMAKRALDTYGFRNALGETVLCWDAAKYVNHSFRPSCFSTAYDFEMAIRDIAPGEQLTDDYGYLNVAAPFHPVDEGTERKVVYPDDLFHFYAEWDALLHKNLHHLFRVPQPLSALLPAATQKELSLLEHEPGAMRSILGCWYPEGVAR